The window GCCATCTTCTTGGATGACTCCTTCAGTCCACCCGCCACTACCCTGGAGGACCGCCAGGACCGGCCAGCAGATCAGCTGGCCCTGATGGTCGCTCCACGACGACGACGTGCAGCGCTGACCACTACTCAACCAGGTCGCGCAGCGATCGCGGTGCATTGAGGCCGGCGCCCCGGCGCCCGAGAGCGACCGGTGTTCCGGCGGGCCTAAGGCGAACACCGCCGCCGGCCCGGTCGACCTCGACGCCCCACGACGTATCCCCGCGGACGACTATCTGATGGCGACGTAGATCGCGCACATCAGAGCGTTGAGGACGATGGTGGCGGCGAAGCCGATGACGGTCGCCCTCGTGGACGCGGTGCGGTTGCCCAGAAGCATTGCGGCAGCGGAAGTCCGCAGGTCTGCCAGCCTGTTGTCCAACTGGTCATGCCGGCCGTCGAGAACGTCGAACTGGTCGGCGACGGCGCTGAGCCCCGAGTCCGCGAATGCCTCACCGCTGCGGGATGCCTCACGGATGCCTCACGCGGCCCAGCCAACTCACCCGGCCGGAACGCCTCGACCCAGCTCAGAGCCAGTGCGAGCAGCCGCAGGACTCCGAACCCGGGAGATTGTGACAGTTAAGGGAGAAGTTCCAGGAAGACGGCTGAGAGGCGACCGCGCCGGGGCAACGCCACCAGGGGTTTGCTGGGCGTTCATGGCTTCCCGGGAAGACGAACACCGGCTGAGTTATCCGTGCTTGTAGCGTGGCTCCCTGTCACGTTCCGTGAGATTCGGCTTGATACTGCTCCGACGGATCGCGGCGAGGAATGGGACCATTGCGTACGACTGACCAGTTGACCAGGCAGTTCGAGGCCCACCGCGGCCACCTGCAGGCGGTGGCGTACCGGATGCTCGGTTCACTGAGCGAAGCCGAGGACGCGGTGCAGGAGGCGTGGCTTCGCTTCAACCGCACCGACACCAGCGATGTCGAGAACCTCGGCGGCTGGCTGACCACCGTCGTGTCCCGGGTCGCCCTGGACATGCTGCGGTCGCGCTCGTTGCGCCCCGAGGCGTTCCTCGACACCCATGTCCCGGACCCCATCGTCATCCTCCCGGGCACCGGTGGTCCCGGTGCCGGGGACCCCGAGCGCGAGGCGATGGTCACCGACGACGTGGGGATCGCCCTGGACGTCGTGCTGGAAACCTTGGCGCCGCCCGAGCGGGTGGCGTTCGTCCTGCACGACATGTTCGGCGTGCCCTTCGACGCGGTCGCCGAGATCGTGGGGCGGACGCCCGACGCCACCCGCAAGCTGGCCAGCCGAGCCCGCCAGCGGGTGCAGGGCGCGGCACCGGTCCCCGACAAGAACGTCAACCGTCAGCGCAAGGCGGTCGACGCCTTCTTCGCCGCGGCCCGGGAGGGCGACTTCGACGCGCTCGTCGCGGTCCTCGACCCGGACGTGGTGCTGCGGTCCGACGCCGGCGTCGGACGTCCGGCCACACTGCTGGTGCGGGGCGCCTCCACGGTCGCCGGGCAGGCACTCACGACCCGGCCCCGGGGCACGGTTCACCCGGTGCTGGTCAACGGGGGCGCCGGCGTCGTCGTCCTGGTGGAGGGCCGGGTGGTCACGATCTCCGCCTTCACCGTGGTCGACGGCACGATCGTTCAGATCGACGTCCTCCAGGACCCCGACCGCCTCGCCGCCCTCCCGCTGCCACCCGGCTTGTACCCACGCTGACCAGGAAACTCTGTGCGGCGGTCACATTCTCTGGCCGCTGGCCGTCAGGGAAGGTGAGCAATCCCGACAGAGAAGGTGAGACATCCCCCCATGACTGTTCTCCTGGCTCGTGTTCAGGTGAAGGAAGAGGCAGTTTCCGAGGTCGAAGCCGCCATCGAGAAGATGTTCGCCGCCATCCACGCTGCAGCGCCGGAAGGCCTCCGGTATGCCCACACCAAGGCGGCTGACGGTGTCACGTTCGTGATCTTCGTCCAGGTCGACAACCCGCAGGGCAACCCACTGACGACGATCCCCGAGGTCGGCGAGTTCCAGCAGTGGGTCGAGGAGCGGCTCGATGAACGCACTCCCCCCGAGTCCCTGACCGTCGTCGGTTCCTACCACCTCTTCGAGTAGCAGCCGACCCAGCGGACGCGAGCCCAGGTGACCAGCACGTCCGGCACCTGGGCTCCGACGCGTCACGGCCCGCTACGGGCGGAGGGCGGCGACGAGTTGGCGGGAGTGGAGGAGGTTCGCGCCGAGGGAGTGGGCGCCGTGGCGGACCCGCTTGTCGCTCGACGCCACCGTCACCGGGCGCCGGAGCGGCAGCTGGCGCACCAGGTCGAGCACCACGTCGTCGGCCTCGACCCCCGGCGGCGAGAACCGGACCCGCACCAGCGGACGCCCCTTGCCCCGCACGCTCACGGCATCGACGTCGGCGCCGTCGAACACCACCTCGATC is drawn from Acidimicrobiales bacterium and contains these coding sequences:
- a CDS encoding sigma-70 family RNA polymerase sigma factor — its product is MTRQFEAHRGHLQAVAYRMLGSLSEAEDAVQEAWLRFNRTDTSDVENLGGWLTTVVSRVALDMLRSRSLRPEAFLDTHVPDPIVILPGTGGPGAGDPEREAMVTDDVGIALDVVLETLAPPERVAFVLHDMFGVPFDAVAEIVGRTPDATRKLASRARQRVQGAAPVPDKNVNRQRKAVDAFFAAAREGDFDALVAVLDPDVVLRSDAGVGRPATLLVRGASTVAGQALTTRPRGTVHPVLVNGGAGVVVLVEGRVVTISAFTVVDGTIVQIDVLQDPDRLAALPLPPGLYPR